One Persicobacter psychrovividus DNA window includes the following coding sequences:
- a CDS encoding RagB/SusD family nutrient uptake outer membrane protein — protein MKLKNIFCGLLAAFMMSGLSSCSDFLTLTPPSSIGENNFFENTEEVESAVIGVYDGLQELTNIAWSIEGIVDDNTFPGTEGFYAEMNAFTFDPFTGFFYDYWRICYSTINRANMVLENIEVVEEGAKRDQLKGEVLFIRAYVYHQMVQIYGSSPLILKTIGHADYAEMANTPEADIYAQVIADLKEAATLLPDSYSSDELGRATAWSAKGILAKAYLSSGDDVSAKTLLKEIMDSGNFKLQENYKEVFEVEMNNEILFAVRYVASDNEHQTFSYTFSSKGEFGGVMATTDILNTYEDGDLRKDASVGEDGGKMVVDKYNSVGISNEQSGVDWVALRYADVILLYAELLANEGMNTEAVDIVNQIRTRAGLAPKTFATQQELIDGIALERRLELAFEGHRWFDLKRYGNAIETIKAYLESENITTPISDHHLLFPIPNREINLADGNLRQNDGY, from the coding sequence ATGAAACTTAAAAATATTTTTTGTGGCCTTTTGGCTGCTTTCATGATGTCGGGACTGAGCAGTTGTTCAGATTTTCTGACGCTTACCCCACCAAGTTCAATTGGTGAAAACAACTTCTTTGAGAATACCGAAGAGGTGGAGTCTGCCGTGATCGGAGTGTATGATGGCTTGCAGGAACTGACCAATATCGCCTGGTCGATCGAGGGAATTGTGGACGACAATACTTTCCCAGGAACGGAAGGATTCTATGCAGAGATGAATGCCTTTACTTTTGACCCCTTTACTGGCTTTTTCTATGATTACTGGCGCATCTGTTATTCGACCATCAACCGCGCCAATATGGTTTTGGAGAATATAGAAGTGGTAGAGGAAGGAGCGAAACGTGATCAGCTGAAAGGTGAAGTGTTGTTCATCAGGGCCTATGTTTACCACCAAATGGTGCAGATTTATGGCAGCTCGCCACTGATCTTAAAGACGATCGGACATGCTGATTATGCCGAAATGGCCAATACACCCGAGGCTGATATTTATGCCCAGGTGATCGCCGACCTGAAAGAAGCCGCGACCTTGTTGCCTGATAGTTATTCGTCGGATGAGTTGGGCCGCGCAACAGCCTGGTCGGCCAAGGGGATTTTGGCAAAAGCCTATCTTTCTTCAGGTGATGACGTGTCAGCGAAAACCCTTTTGAAGGAAATCATGGACAGTGGTAATTTTAAATTGCAGGAGAACTACAAAGAGGTGTTTGAGGTGGAGATGAACAACGAAATCTTGTTCGCCGTTCGTTATGTGGCAAGTGACAACGAGCATCAGACTTTCTCCTATACCTTCAGCTCTAAAGGAGAGTTTGGTGGTGTGATGGCTACAACCGATATCCTGAATACCTACGAGGATGGTGATCTGCGGAAGGATGCCAGTGTTGGTGAAGACGGTGGTAAAATGGTTGTTGATAAATACAATTCTGTGGGCATCAGCAATGAGCAGTCTGGTGTGGACTGGGTGGCTTTGCGCTATGCTGATGTGATTTTGCTTTATGCGGAACTGTTGGCCAATGAAGGCATGAATACTGAAGCCGTTGATATTGTTAATCAGATTCGTACACGTGCTGGGCTTGCCCCAAAAACTTTCGCCACTCAGCAGGAACTGATCGATGGAATAGCCCTTGAACGTCGCCTTGAGCTTGCTTTTGAAGGACATCGCTGGTTCGACTTAAAACGATACGGTAATGCGATTGAAACCATTAAGGCGTATTTGGAAAGTGAAAATATTACTACGCCAATCAGCGATCACCACTTGTTATTCCCTATTCCTAACCGCGAGATTAACCTTGCAGATGGGAATTTAAGACAAAATGATGGCTATTAA